From a region of the Janthinobacterium sp. 61 genome:
- a CDS encoding ABC transporter ATP-binding protein, with protein MNALNNDSVISARGLRKQYGKQVAIDGISFDIAPGRIVGLIGPNGSGKTTTLKAILGLTGFDGELSVLGRDPRVQRDALMDDVCFIADVAILPGWLRVADAIDFVAGVHPRFDRSKAERYLAHTKLAPKMKVKAMSKGMVVQLHLALVMAIDAKLLVLDEPTLGLDILYRKQFYQNLLEDYFDENKTIVITTHQIEEVEHILSDLMFIRDGKIVLASTMEEVGERYIEVMVGPQHLNPARALQPISERSVFGKSVMLFDGVARTQLAALGEVRTPSLADLFVATMKGSYQ; from the coding sequence ATGAATGCATTGAACAACGATAGCGTCATCAGCGCTCGGGGCCTGCGCAAGCAGTATGGCAAACAGGTGGCCATCGATGGCATCAGCTTTGATATCGCGCCGGGGCGCATCGTCGGCTTGATCGGGCCTAACGGTTCCGGCAAGACCACCACCCTGAAAGCCATCCTCGGCCTGACGGGCTTCGACGGTGAGCTGTCAGTGCTGGGGCGCGATCCTCGCGTGCAGCGCGACGCGCTGATGGACGATGTGTGTTTCATCGCCGACGTGGCCATCCTGCCGGGCTGGCTGCGCGTGGCCGACGCCATCGATTTCGTTGCCGGCGTGCATCCACGTTTTGATCGCAGCAAGGCCGAACGCTACCTGGCCCACACCAAGCTGGCACCGAAGATGAAGGTCAAGGCCATGTCGAAGGGCATGGTGGTGCAGCTGCACCTGGCGCTGGTGATGGCCATCGACGCCAAACTGCTGGTGCTCGACGAGCCCACCCTGGGCCTCGACATCCTGTACCGCAAGCAGTTTTACCAGAACCTGCTGGAAGACTATTTCGACGAAAACAAGACCATCGTCATCACCACGCACCAGATCGAGGAAGTGGAACACATCCTCAGCGACCTGATGTTCATTCGCGACGGCAAGATTGTGCTGGCTTCGACCATGGAAGAGGTGGGCGAGCGCTACATCGAGGTGATGGTGGGCCCGCAACACCTCAATCCAGCGCGCGCCCTGCAGCCGATCAGCGAACGCAGCGTGTTTGGCAAGTCGGTGATGCTGTTCGACGGCGTCGCCCGCACCCAGCTGGCTGCCCTGGGCGAAGTACGCACGCCCAGCCTGGCTGACCTGTTTGTCGCGACCATGAAAGGATCGTACCAATGA
- a CDS encoding GntR family transcriptional regulator: MSAEWNDNSPIYRQLKARVVGMMLDGVLQSGDALPSVRQVAADYQLNPITVSRAYQELVDDALVEKRRGLGMYVLEGARDKLLASERERFMREEWPAMLERITQLGLDLDQLLQASRDSGAHGESA; encoded by the coding sequence ATGAGCGCGGAATGGAATGACAATAGCCCCATCTACCGCCAGCTCAAGGCCAGGGTGGTGGGCATGATGCTCGATGGCGTGCTGCAGTCCGGCGACGCCCTGCCTTCGGTGCGCCAGGTGGCGGCCGACTATCAATTGAATCCCATCACGGTCTCGCGCGCCTATCAGGAACTGGTCGACGATGCCCTGGTGGAAAAACGCAGAGGACTCGGTATGTATGTCTTGGAAGGCGCCCGCGACAAATTGCTGGCCAGTGAACGCGAACGCTTCATGCGCGAAGAATGGCCGGCGATGCTGGAACGCATCACGCAACTGGGCCTGGACCTCGATCAACTGCTGCAAGCGAGCCGCGACAGTGGCGCACACGGAGAGAGCGCATGA
- a CDS encoding DUF72 domain-containing protein, translating into MTTPFSTPLIGTAGWSISSAAASHFPLDGSHLQRYAQVLDCVEINSSFYRPHQPATYARWAASVPEHFRFSVKLPRSITHERRLRDSAAELDRFAGEALQLGTKLGCVLVQLPPSLHFEADVPAVFFHALRQRFGGMLACEARHASWFDAQATELLIQQSITRVRADPPAGQAAPHVPTTDLAYLRLHGSPKIYCSDYTAEYLASLAISLRTQAQAGSWCVFDNTAADAALFNALDLRRRLA; encoded by the coding sequence ATGACCACACCCTTTTCCACGCCCTTGATCGGCACGGCCGGCTGGAGCATTTCCAGCGCCGCCGCCAGCCACTTCCCCCTTGATGGCAGTCATCTGCAGCGCTACGCCCAGGTGCTGGACTGCGTCGAAATCAATAGTTCCTTTTACCGCCCGCACCAGCCCGCCACTTACGCGCGCTGGGCCGCCAGCGTGCCTGAGCATTTCCGCTTCAGCGTGAAATTGCCGCGCAGCATCACGCACGAACGGCGTTTGCGCGATAGCGCGGCCGAGCTGGATCGCTTTGCGGGGGAAGCCTTGCAACTGGGAACAAAACTGGGCTGCGTGCTGGTGCAGTTGCCGCCCAGCCTGCATTTCGAGGCAGACGTGCCCGCCGTATTTTTCCATGCGCTGCGCCAGCGCTTCGGCGGCATGCTCGCGTGCGAAGCGCGCCACGCCAGCTGGTTCGATGCGCAGGCCACCGAATTACTGATACAGCAGAGCATCACGCGCGTGCGCGCCGATCCGCCAGCCGGCCAGGCCGCCCCGCATGTGCCGACCACGGACCTGGCCTACCTCCGTCTGCACGGCAGCCCGAAAATCTACTGCTCGGACTACACCGCCGAGTATCTGGCTAGTCTGGCCATCTCCTTGCGCACGCAGGCACAGGCCGGTAGCTGGTGCGTCTTCGACAACACGGCAGCAGATGCCGCCCTGTTCAATGCGCTGGACCTGCGGCGGCGGCTTGCCTGA
- a CDS encoding UDP-2,3-diacylglucosamine diphosphatase, translating into MPAALFISDLHLQSSHPRTSAAFLSFLEHHAQYAQALYLLGDLFEYWAGDDDLEDPFNARMTAAIRAVSDAGVHVYWIAGNRDFLVGSGFAAAAGATLLSEPHVAAIADQRIVLLHGDAECTNDVKYMEFRAMVRQHAWQRQFLSMPLAQRKAIIAGLRKSSREHNGEKAMDIMDVTPDAVAQVFAEHASAVMIHGHTHRPAVHKVGQTLRYVLPDWECDVTPPEQPRGGWIAIDARGNITRHDLSGNIID; encoded by the coding sequence ATGCCTGCCGCACTCTTTATTTCCGACCTGCATCTGCAGAGCTCGCACCCGCGCACCAGCGCGGCGTTTCTTTCTTTCCTGGAACACCATGCGCAATATGCGCAAGCGCTGTATCTATTAGGCGACCTGTTCGAATACTGGGCCGGCGACGATGACCTGGAAGACCCGTTCAACGCACGCATGACGGCTGCCATCCGCGCGGTCAGCGATGCTGGCGTGCACGTCTACTGGATCGCCGGCAACCGCGATTTTCTCGTCGGCTCCGGCTTTGCCGCCGCCGCCGGCGCCACCCTGCTCAGCGAACCGCACGTGGCGGCGATTGCCGACCAGCGCATCGTCTTGCTGCATGGCGACGCCGAATGCACGAACGATGTCAAATACATGGAGTTTCGCGCCATGGTGCGCCAGCACGCCTGGCAAAGACAGTTCCTGTCCATGCCGCTGGCGCAGCGCAAGGCCATCATAGCCGGTTTGCGCAAAAGCAGCCGCGAGCACAATGGCGAAAAAGCCATGGACATCATGGATGTCACACCCGACGCGGTGGCGCAAGTATTTGCCGAACATGCCAGTGCCGTGATGATCCACGGCCATACGCACCGCCCTGCCGTGCATAAAGTCGGCCAGACTTTGCGCTATGTCCTGCCCGACTGGGAATGCGACGTGACGCCGCCGGAACAGCCGCGCGGCGGCTGGATCGCCATCGATGCGCGCGGCAACATCACGCGCCACGATCTCAGCGGCAACATCATCGACTAG
- a CDS encoding peptidylprolyl isomerase, with product MTSVIITTNLGKITAELDAEKAPKTVANFLAYMKAGHYDNTIFHRVIDGFMIQGGGFEPGMKQKPADTTVENEAKNGLKNDTYTLAMARTSDPHSASAQFFINIKNNSFLDYPGQDGWGYAVFGKVTDGKEVVDAIRAVKTSRAGMFADVPVTDVIIEKVEAA from the coding sequence ATGACCTCCGTCATCATCACCACCAATCTGGGCAAGATCACCGCTGAACTGGACGCCGAAAAAGCGCCGAAAACGGTTGCCAACTTCCTGGCCTACATGAAAGCCGGTCACTACGACAACACGATTTTCCACCGCGTCATCGACGGCTTCATGATTCAGGGCGGCGGTTTCGAGCCAGGCATGAAACAAAAGCCTGCCGATACCACCGTGGAAAACGAAGCCAAGAACGGCTTGAAAAACGATACCTACACCCTGGCCATGGCCCGCACGTCGGACCCGCACTCGGCATCGGCACAGTTCTTTATCAACATCAAGAACAACAGCTTCCTCGACTACCCAGGCCAGGACGGCTGGGGCTACGCCGTGTTCGGTAAAGTTACCGATGGCAAAGAAGTCGTCGACGCCATCCGCGCCGTGAAAACCTCGCGCGCCGGCATGTTCGCCGACGTGCCAGTGACCGATGTCATCATCGAAAAAGTCGAAGCCGCTTAA
- a CDS encoding peptidylprolyl isomerase: MQEIKSKRLSFLARFCTLFAGLTLGSAVVAAAPASPAATLDPTPHVALKTSLGEIVLELDQEKAPQSVANFLRYVKSGYYKGTVFHRVIDGFMIQGGGFDKNMKQKATKAPIKNEAQNGLQNVTYSIAMARTGDPHSATSQFFINVNNNGALDYPGRDGFGYTVFGKVVSGMDVVDKIKAVPVADKGPHQNVPVTPVVIESATLLKSAPAKL; encoded by the coding sequence ATGCAAGAAATCAAATCGAAACGCCTGTCTTTCCTGGCCCGCTTTTGCACCCTGTTTGCCGGTCTCACCCTGGGCAGCGCCGTCGTGGCAGCCGCGCCAGCCAGCCCTGCGGCTACCCTCGATCCCACGCCGCACGTGGCCCTGAAAACCAGCCTGGGCGAGATCGTGCTGGAACTGGACCAGGAAAAAGCGCCCCAAAGCGTGGCCAATTTCTTGCGGTATGTCAAAAGCGGTTACTACAAGGGTACCGTGTTTCACCGCGTGATCGATGGCTTCATGATACAAGGCGGCGGCTTCGACAAGAACATGAAGCAGAAAGCGACAAAAGCGCCGATCAAGAATGAAGCGCAAAACGGCTTGCAGAACGTGACCTACAGCATCGCCATGGCGCGCACGGGCGACCCGCATTCGGCCACGTCGCAGTTCTTCATCAACGTGAACAATAACGGCGCGCTCGACTACCCTGGCCGCGACGGCTTCGGCTACACGGTGTTCGGCAAAGTCGTCAGCGGCATGGACGTGGTCGACAAGATCAAGGCCGTGCCCGTTGCCGACAAGGGACCGCACCAGAACGTGCCGGTCACTCCCGTGGTGATCGAATCGGCGACTTTACTCAAATCAGCGCCCGCAAAACTGTAA
- the cysS gene encoding cysteine--tRNA ligase, with amino-acid sequence MSNLKIYNTLAREKQVFVPMEAGKVRMYVCGMTIYDYCHIGHARMMMAFDVIYRWLKASGFDVTYVRNITDIDDKIIRRAVENGETISQLTSRFTQYMDEDTAALGILTPDHTPRATEYVPQMVRLIEQLEAKGLAYQGADGDVNYAVRNFPSYGKLSGKSLDDLRAGERVDVNTGKRDPLDFVLWKSSKESEPDEVKWDTKWGKGRPGWHIECSAMSCALLGEQFDIHGGGADLQFPHHENEIAQSEGAFGHTSVNYWIHNGFVRLDNEKMSKSLGNFFTIREVLQKFDAEVIRFFILRAHYRSPLNYSDVHLDDARLSLTRLYTALADVVVEEGAIDWSEAHAARVAEAMDDDFNTPLAVAALFDLATEVNKSKSPALARQLKGLAGVFGLLERTPQQFLQATVGAAAGGQDEAAGIEAAIAARSAAKKARDFAQSDKIRAELLAAGIILEDKPDGSTNWRRA; translated from the coding sequence ATGAGCAATCTAAAGATTTACAACACCCTGGCTCGCGAGAAGCAGGTATTCGTCCCGATGGAAGCGGGCAAGGTACGCATGTACGTTTGCGGCATGACCATCTACGATTATTGCCATATCGGCCATGCGCGCATGATGATGGCGTTCGACGTCATCTATCGTTGGCTGAAAGCGTCCGGTTTCGACGTCACCTATGTGCGCAATATTACGGACATCGACGACAAGATCATCCGCCGCGCAGTGGAAAACGGCGAGACCATTTCCCAGCTGACATCGCGTTTCACCCAGTACATGGATGAAGACACGGCCGCGCTGGGCATTTTGACGCCCGACCATACGCCGCGCGCTACTGAATACGTGCCGCAGATGGTGCGCCTGATCGAGCAGCTGGAAGCGAAGGGCCTGGCTTACCAGGGCGCCGATGGCGACGTCAATTACGCCGTGCGCAACTTCCCCAGCTACGGCAAGCTATCGGGCAAGTCGCTCGACGACCTGCGTGCGGGCGAGCGCGTCGACGTGAACACGGGCAAGCGCGATCCGCTCGACTTCGTGCTGTGGAAGTCGTCGAAAGAGTCCGAGCCGGACGAAGTCAAATGGGATACGAAGTGGGGCAAGGGCCGCCCGGGCTGGCATATCGAGTGCTCGGCCATGTCATGCGCCTTGCTCGGCGAACAGTTCGACATCCACGGCGGTGGCGCGGACTTGCAATTTCCGCACCACGAAAACGAGATCGCCCAATCCGAAGGCGCGTTCGGCCACACCAGCGTGAATTACTGGATCCATAACGGCTTCGTGCGCCTGGACAATGAAAAAATGTCCAAGTCCTTGGGCAATTTCTTTACCATCCGCGAAGTGCTGCAAAAGTTCGATGCCGAAGTGATCCGCTTCTTTATCCTGCGCGCGCACTACCGCAGCCCCCTCAATTATTCGGACGTGCACCTCGATGATGCTCGCCTGTCGCTCACGCGCTTGTACACGGCGCTGGCCGACGTGGTGGTGGAAGAGGGCGCCATCGACTGGAGCGAAGCGCATGCCGCCCGCGTGGCCGAAGCCATGGATGACGATTTCAACACACCGCTGGCTGTAGCCGCCCTGTTCGACCTGGCGACGGAAGTCAACAAGAGCAAGTCGCCGGCCCTGGCGCGTCAATTGAAGGGCCTGGCGGGCGTATTCGGCTTGCTCGAACGCACGCCGCAGCAATTCCTGCAGGCAACCGTTGGCGCTGCCGCCGGCGGCCAGGATGAGGCGGCTGGCATCGAAGCGGCCATCGCGGCGCGCAGCGCGGCGAAAAAGGCGCGCGACTTTGCTCAGTCCGACAAGATCCGGGCTGAACTGTTGGCGGCAGGCATTATTCTCGAAGACAAGCCTGACGGCTCGACGAACTGGCGCCGGGCATGA
- a CDS encoding DNA-3-methyladenine glycosylase, giving the protein MTATAAVIQVPAYWEEAKIELMKRDRIMKKLIPQFGDLHLVGHSDPFTTLARSLVGQQITPKAADAAWKKLLLACPKCTPSQVLKAGAEQLSACGLSKRKTEYILDLADHFKAKRVHASQWDQMDDEAVIAELVQIRGIGRWTAEMFLIFNLLRPNVLPLDDPGLIQGISVNYFSGEPVSRSDAREVSANWEPWRTVATWYLWRSLDPAAAPASPDAAPGAAAGTVK; this is encoded by the coding sequence ATGACGGCCACGGCAGCAGTGATCCAGGTGCCGGCCTACTGGGAAGAGGCGAAGATCGAGCTGATGAAGCGCGACCGCATCATGAAAAAGCTCATCCCGCAATTTGGCGACCTGCACCTGGTCGGCCACAGCGACCCGTTTACCACCCTGGCCCGTTCGCTGGTGGGTCAGCAGATCACGCCCAAGGCGGCGGATGCTGCCTGGAAAAAGCTGCTGCTGGCTTGCCCGAAATGCACGCCTTCACAAGTATTGAAGGCGGGCGCCGAGCAACTGTCCGCCTGCGGCTTGTCCAAACGCAAGACCGAGTACATCCTCGACCTGGCCGACCATTTCAAGGCCAAGCGTGTGCACGCCAGCCAATGGGACCAGATGGATGACGAAGCCGTCATCGCCGAACTGGTGCAAATCCGCGGCATCGGCCGCTGGACAGCCGAGATGTTTCTGATATTTAATCTGCTACGGCCGAATGTCTTGCCGCTCGACGACCCCGGTTTGATCCAGGGTATCAGCGTCAATTATTTTTCCGGCGAACCCGTTTCTCGCAGCGATGCGCGCGAAGTTTCCGCCAATTGGGAACCGTGGCGCACCGTGGCGACGTGGTATTTGTGGCGCAGTCTCGACCCTGCAGCTGCCCCTGCCTCACCCGATGCAGCCCCCGGCGCAGCAGCCGGTACGGTAAAATAA
- a CDS encoding acetyl-CoA carboxylase carboxyltransferase subunit alpha: MTKTTFLNFEQPIAELDSKIEELRFVQDDSAVDISEEIDRLAKKSQQLTKDIYAKLTPWQVAQIARHPQRPYTMDYVNEIFTDFHELHGDRSYADDLSVVGGLARFNGQPCMVIGHQKGRDTKERAMRNFGMPKPEGYRKAMRLMKVAEKFNLPIFTFVDTPGAFPGIDAEERGQSEAIGHNLYVMAELKVPLIATIIGEGGSGGALAIAVGDAVLMLQYSTYAVISPEGCASILWKSAERASDAAEALGLTAHRLKAMGLIDKIINEPLGGAHRDPKQMATLLKRALADTLRQFHGMKTKDLLAARHEKLLSYGKFKETTPSE, from the coding sequence ATGACTAAAACGACTTTCCTCAATTTTGAACAGCCGATCGCGGAACTCGATTCCAAGATTGAAGAATTGCGCTTCGTGCAAGACGATTCGGCCGTCGACATCTCGGAAGAGATCGACCGCCTGGCCAAGAAGAGCCAGCAACTGACCAAGGATATCTACGCCAAGCTGACGCCTTGGCAAGTGGCGCAGATCGCGCGCCACCCGCAGCGGCCCTACACCATGGATTACGTGAATGAAATCTTTACCGATTTCCACGAATTGCATGGCGACCGCAGCTACGCCGACGATCTGTCCGTCGTGGGCGGCCTGGCCCGCTTCAACGGCCAGCCCTGCATGGTCATCGGCCATCAGAAGGGCCGCGACACGAAAGAGCGCGCCATGCGCAATTTCGGCATGCCGAAACCGGAAGGCTACCGCAAGGCCATGCGCCTGATGAAAGTGGCTGAAAAGTTCAACTTGCCCATCTTCACCTTCGTCGACACGCCAGGCGCCTTCCCCGGTATCGATGCGGAAGAACGTGGCCAGTCGGAAGCCATCGGCCACAACCTGTACGTGATGGCTGAATTGAAAGTGCCGCTGATCGCCACCATCATCGGTGAAGGCGGTTCCGGCGGTGCACTGGCCATTGCCGTGGGCGATGCCGTGCTGATGCTGCAATACTCGACCTATGCCGTGATTTCGCCGGAAGGCTGCGCCTCCATCCTGTGGAAGAGCGCCGAGCGCGCCTCCGACGCGGCCGAGGCGCTGGGTCTGACTGCCCACCGCCTGAAAGCCATGGGCCTGATCGACAAGATCATCAATGAGCCGCTGGGCGGCGCCCACCGCGATCCGAAACAGATGGCCACCTTGCTCAAGCGCGCCTTGGCCGACACCCTGCGCCAGTTCCATGGCATGAAAACCAAGGATCTGCTGGCCGCACGCCATGAAAAACTGCTGAGCTACGGCAAGTTCAAGGAAACCACGCCGAGCGAGTAA
- the tilS gene encoding tRNA lysidine(34) synthetase TilS, giving the protein MKKQQTATVADIFASALDACAPPSCSRVGIALSGGLDSSALLHLAHAWAQEHGVALHAFHVHHGLSPNADAWLAHCEQLCAAMGIAFEARKVVLEKKAKTGTEEAARKRRYAALGELCATHGVRLLLTAHHQDDQAETVLLQLLRGSGTAGLSGMDGANSAPELLGNPDLVMARPLLPVSRKQLEAYVAKHAIAHIHDESNDDPHFARNALRHQVMPVLAQAFPGFQERFARSAQHAQSAQRLLTELATQDLAACLDGDCIELAKLRELSTDRCYNLLRHWFSTRGLRMPSTAWLAEMLAQLLEARPDAQLLVTHPECHVRRHRDRLYLTPKLDDLAGMRDKSDAGIPGLEKAGQQFAWRGEASMAFPAYGGVLHFDAVEEGGQGIDIAWLQSQTLTIDFRQGGERLKLALNRPTKSLKYHYQAFDVPAWERERLPLVCAAQQLLYAAGIGLDCHCMSLLDRPRVALRWVSC; this is encoded by the coding sequence TTGAAAAAGCAACAAACCGCCACCGTCGCCGATATCTTTGCCAGCGCGCTGGACGCCTGTGCGCCGCCATCCTGCAGCAGGGTGGGTATCGCCCTCAGCGGCGGCCTCGATTCCTCGGCCCTGCTGCATCTGGCACATGCCTGGGCGCAAGAACACGGCGTGGCCCTGCACGCGTTTCACGTGCACCACGGCCTGAGCCCGAATGCGGATGCCTGGCTGGCGCATTGCGAGCAGTTGTGCGCCGCCATGGGCATCGCCTTCGAAGCGCGCAAGGTGGTCCTGGAAAAGAAGGCGAAGACGGGCACGGAAGAAGCCGCCCGCAAGCGCCGTTATGCCGCCTTGGGCGAGCTGTGCGCCACGCACGGCGTGCGCCTGCTGCTGACGGCCCACCACCAGGATGACCAGGCCGAGACGGTGCTGCTGCAATTGCTGCGCGGCTCCGGCACGGCGGGCTTGTCCGGCATGGATGGTGCCAACAGCGCGCCCGAGCTGCTGGGCAACCCGGACCTGGTGATGGCGCGTCCCTTGTTGCCCGTGTCGCGCAAGCAGCTCGAAGCGTACGTGGCGAAGCATGCGATAGCGCATATCCACGATGAATCGAACGACGATCCTCACTTTGCCCGCAATGCCTTGCGGCACCAGGTGATGCCCGTGCTGGCGCAGGCGTTTCCCGGTTTCCAGGAGCGTTTCGCCCGCAGCGCCCAGCATGCGCAATCGGCGCAGCGCCTGCTGACGGAACTGGCGACGCAGGATCTGGCCGCTTGCCTCGACGGCGATTGCATCGAACTGGCGAAATTGCGTGAGTTAAGCACGGACCGCTGCTACAACTTGCTGCGTCACTGGTTCAGCACGCGCGGCTTGCGCATGCCGTCGACGGCGTGGCTGGCGGAAATGCTGGCGCAATTGCTGGAAGCGCGGCCCGATGCGCAACTACTGGTGACGCATCCCGAATGCCATGTGCGGCGCCACCGCGACCGGTTGTACCTGACGCCCAAGCTCGATGACCTGGCTGGCATGCGCGACAAGAGTGACGCTGGCATTCCCGGCCTGGAAAAGGCTGGCCAGCAATTTGCGTGGCGCGGCGAAGCCAGCATGGCCTTCCCCGCGTATGGCGGCGTGCTGCATTTCGATGCGGTGGAAGAGGGCGGGCAAGGTATCGATATTGCCTGGTTGCAATCTCAAACCTTGACGATCGATTTCCGCCAGGGTGGCGAGCGCCTGAAACTGGCCCTGAACCGTCCCACCAAGAGCTTGAAATACCACTACCAGGCGTTTGACGTGCCCGCCTGGGAGCGCGAACGCCTGCCACTTGTCTGTGCGGCGCAACAATTGCTGTATGCGGCCGGTATTGGCCTCGATTGTCATTGCATGAGCCTGCTGGATCGTCCCCGCGTCGCCTTGCGCTGGGTCTCCTGCTGA
- a CDS encoding aspartate kinase, whose translation MALIVHKYGGTSMGSTDRIKNVAKRVAKWHDAGHQIVVVPSAMSGETNRLIGLAKEIMDQPDPRELDMIASTGEQVSVGLLSMALLAIGKQAVSYAGWQVAIKTDSAFTKARIQSIDDEKVKRDLDAGKIVIITGFQGVDEHDNIATLGRGGSDTSAVAIAAAMKAAECLIFTDVDGVYTTDPRVVSEARRLKTITFEEMLELASLGSKVLQTRSVEFAGNYRVPTRVLSSLTDPMLPLEIEANSGTLISFEEDTNMEQAVISGIAFNRDEAKITVLGVPDRPGVAYHILGPVADANIEVDMIIQNQSVDGKTDFTFTVSRGEYTRALAVLEANRESLGAASITGDAKVSKLSVVGVGMRSHVGVASQMFRTLSEEGINIMMISTSEIKISVLIDEKYMELAVRALHKAFELEKA comes from the coding sequence ATGGCTTTAATCGTCCACAAATATGGCGGTACGTCGATGGGCTCGACTGACCGTATCAAGAATGTCGCCAAGCGCGTTGCCAAGTGGCACGACGCTGGGCATCAAATCGTGGTGGTGCCATCGGCCATGTCGGGCGAAACCAACCGCCTGATTGGACTGGCCAAGGAAATCATGGATCAACCCGATCCCCGTGAACTTGACATGATCGCCTCGACAGGCGAACAAGTGTCCGTCGGCCTACTGTCGATGGCACTGCTGGCGATCGGCAAACAAGCCGTATCCTATGCTGGCTGGCAAGTCGCGATCAAGACCGATTCCGCCTTTACCAAGGCACGCATCCAGTCGATCGATGACGAAAAAGTCAAACGCGACCTCGATGCGGGCAAGATTGTCATCATTACCGGTTTCCAGGGCGTTGACGAACACGACAACATCGCGACTTTGGGCCGCGGCGGTTCCGATACGTCGGCCGTGGCGATTGCCGCCGCCATGAAGGCGGCCGAATGCCTGATCTTCACGGACGTCGACGGCGTCTACACGACCGATCCGCGCGTGGTCTCCGAGGCGCGCCGCCTGAAGACCATCACCTTTGAAGAAATGCTGGAACTGGCTTCGCTGGGCTCCAAAGTGCTGCAAACGCGTTCGGTGGAATTTGCCGGTAACTACCGCGTTCCCACGCGCGTGCTGTCGTCGCTGACCGACCCGATGTTGCCGCTGGAAATAGAAGCCAATTCAGGCACCCTGATTTCGTTTGAGGAAGATACAAACATGGAACAAGCAGTCATCTCCGGCATCGCCTTCAACCGCGATGAAGCCAAAATCACCGTGCTCGGCGTGCCCGACCGCCCAGGCGTGGCCTACCACATCCTGGGGCCGGTGGCGGACGCGAATATCGAAGTCGACATGATCATACAGAATCAGTCGGTCGACGGTAAAACGGACTTCACCTTCACCGTCTCGCGCGGCGAATACACGCGCGCGCTGGCCGTGCTGGAAGCGAACCGCGAATCGCTGGGCGCGGCCAGCATCACGGGCGACGCCAAAGTGTCGAAATTGTCCGTCGTCGGCGTGGGCATGCGCAGCCACGTTGGCGTGGCATCGCAAATGTTCCGTACCCTGTCGGAAGAGGGCATCAACATCATGATGATCTCCACTTCAGAAATCAAGATCTCCGTGCTGATCGATGAAAAGTACATGGAACTGGCCGTGCGCGCGCTGCATAAAGCGTTCGAGCTGGAAAAAGCTTAA
- a CDS encoding DUF2325 domain-containing protein, with amino-acid sequence MRARAQVVIRDTQLALARDELAELAASVPGLPTRARLARRVEWLGERVQELMRELLRLQWLPVPGLQADVREKAVLYVGSYLTQDAGQVAHGAHMAQQAVEQAGGRFLHHAGGDAGADDAAALEAGLVAADLVICQTGCVSHDAYWRVHDHCRRTGKQCVLVDQPQAMHFVRKEALVT; translated from the coding sequence ATGCGCGCGCGGGCGCAAGTCGTGATCCGTGATACGCAGCTGGCGCTGGCACGCGACGAGCTGGCTGAACTGGCGGCCAGCGTGCCGGGCTTGCCTACGCGTGCGCGGCTGGCCCGCCGGGTCGAGTGGCTCGGTGAGCGCGTGCAGGAATTGATGCGCGAGTTGCTGCGCTTGCAGTGGCTGCCCGTGCCAGGCTTGCAGGCCGACGTACGTGAGAAAGCCGTGCTGTATGTGGGCAGCTATTTGACCCAGGATGCGGGCCAGGTTGCGCACGGTGCGCACATGGCGCAGCAGGCCGTCGAGCAGGCTGGTGGACGCTTCCTGCACCACGCTGGCGGCGACGCTGGTGCCGACGATGCGGCGGCGCTGGAAGCGGGCCTGGTGGCGGCCGACCTGGTGATTTGCCAGACGGGCTGCGTCAGCCACGATGCCTATTGGCGCGTGCATGACCACTGCCGGCGCACGGGCAAGCAGTGCGTGCTGGTGGACCAGCCGCAAGCCATGCATTTTGTGCGCAAGGAGGCGCTGGTCACCTGA